CGCTTCAAATCACCCGAGCGGCTGAGGGTTCTGGATCGACCAGGCGAGTGTGTCCGCCTTGACACCGTCTTCGAGATCATGCAACGCCAGGATGCAGTTCGTCGTTCCACCTGATATTTTGATCGGCTCCAAGACGATCTCGTTGTGGGCTGACCAGCCCGGTTTGCGAATCAGCATCGCCCAAGGATCGATCGAGGGCGTGGTCGAGTAAAGGAATGCTGACCCAAGGAGTGACCGGCGCTCATAAACTTCCGCCACGACCGAAAGCTCGTTCCAATCGAATTTCAAGTACAGGAGGAACTTTCGGCCACTGGCTTGGTGCCGATAGCTCTTCTTCTTGTTGAAGTAGAATCCGAACCGAAGTTCGTCTTTGAGCACGCCGTTGAAGGCGTCCTGACATGGCTGATCTGTGATTCCGAAATGTCGACAGTAATTGATGCATCCTTCGTGGACGGCATCAAGGATGCTCCTTTTCAGGGGCTCGCCTTCCAAACGCTCGGTCGCAGCGTAGTCGTAACTCAGATCGCAATATCCGATCCCCAGCGAATCATATTGGAACTTGGGATCGCATTGAAACTTGGATTTACCATCCTCCGTCATGCCTGGATCTGGAACACGAAAGATTAGCTTTTTCGTATTTCCGAAAGGCACTTTCCCCAGGTGAAAGTAGTAGTGGTTCAAAACGCAGGCAGCAGCTCGAATGTTGCGAGGGTGCCTGTCGGCGAAGCCATTGTTGGCATTCTTGCCTCGTCGAGGCGCGCCAAACTGAAAGCCAATTTGCTGCAGTCTTACCATGATGCCTGGATTTCCCAAATGTTCTATGGATCAGCGGAATCCGACCTCGGTGGAGACTAATGCGCCGCGGTCGTCGGTCAGTGTCACCAACCATGTGATGGCTTCCGGCGGAAGTCCGACGGCCTGTACCTTTCCATCGGAAATCCCGCAGTCGACTTTTTCCCATTTTCGTTTCGATCGCAGGCCTGTTTCGGTCGTGAAATGCAATTCGGATTGAACGATCTTGGTATCGGACTGATAAGGCACCGTGACGATCCCGTCGTCGCTGACATGCATGGGGCCAACGGATGCCAGTGTCAAAACCGAGTGCACGAAAATCTGGATCTCCGGCGGGTTCCAGCCTGCTTGATGGCTGTGCCGCATTCGCGGTTGGATTCGCATCGTGCGTGGCCCCTGCACTTTGGCGTAGGACTTGGCATAGCTGTCCAGCACGTAATGGATGTCGTGCGTGCCATTGACCCATAGCGTGGGGACCGTGCATTTTGGGAGGTGACTTCCGGGGTCGTAAGCGGCAACCCAGGCGGCACGGCGGTCACCAAGACGGTCGATGGAAGGTTTTTGGACTGATTCGCCTTCGTGCAGGAATCCACATCCGTAGACGGGCACGGCGGCTTTGAATCGATCATCAAGCGAAGCGGCTAAGCAAGTCGTGTATCCGCCCCAACTGATTCCGGTCACGGCGGTGCGGTCGGCATCGACTTCGGGAAAGCTGCGGATCAGTGTGTGAGCCCGCATCACATTGGCCGCCGCGTGGTACGGCCAATCGTCATCGATTA
The sequence above is drawn from the Neorhodopirellula lusitana genome and encodes:
- a CDS encoding alpha/beta hydrolase family protein, whose translation is MPENPAQGDNGADHPTPGTWPIERLKSEVPVYRIAAPTAKIQSLIYEGENVDGEATEVFAFYASPKTLGMGNDGDTYPGIVLIHGGGGTAFADWVWMWANRGYAAIAMDLGGRRSPDPEFDESGKLKPYAGHKRETRIRLAQGGPVDGHPQKFDSIGGIIDDDWPYHAAANVMRAHTLIRSFPEVDADRTAVTGISWGGYTTCLAASLDDRFKAAVPVYGCGFLHEGESVQKPSIDRLGDRRAAWVAAYDPGSHLPKCTVPTLWVNGTHDIHYVLDSYAKSYAKVQGPRTMRIQPRMRHSHQAGWNPPEIQIFVHSVLTLASVGPMHVSDDGIVTVPYQSDTKIVQSELHFTTETGLRSKRKWEKVDCGISDGKVQAVGLPPEAITWLVTLTDDRGALVSTEVGFR